One Thiohalobacter sp. genomic region harbors:
- a CDS encoding IS3 family transposase, whose translation DYIEMFYNRRRKHGYNDMLSPVEYEKRYFMKLESV comes from the coding sequence CGATTACATCGAGATGTTCTACAACCGCCGTCGCAAGCACGGCTACAATGACATGCTCTCGCCGGTGGAGTACGAGAAAAGATATTTTATGAAGCTCGAGAGTGTCTAG